One Anaerobacillus alkaliphilus DNA window includes the following coding sequences:
- a CDS encoding phosphatase PAP2 family protein, with the protein MNRLVTWITTNDTHIFHFVNQQLRCRIFDFLLPKLTHMGGATFTITSLFIIIFFSESLIRYWAIEALLSLALSHVIVHLIKKVYCRKRPYDKLTGVNLSSNPLKDYSFPSGHTTAAFSIAIVFSLHSLLLAIILLPIALMIGFSRMYLGLHYPTDCIIGALLGTISSIILVWLGLL; encoded by the coding sequence ATGAACCGGTTAGTCACATGGATTACAACGAACGATACTCATATTTTTCATTTTGTTAACCAACAATTACGATGTAGAATTTTTGATTTTCTTTTACCTAAATTGACACATATGGGTGGTGCAACTTTTACAATTACTTCACTATTCATCATTATCTTTTTTAGTGAGAGCCTGATTAGATATTGGGCTATTGAAGCACTATTATCTTTAGCATTAAGCCACGTTATTGTGCATCTTATTAAAAAGGTGTATTGTCGCAAACGCCCCTACGATAAACTTACTGGTGTAAATTTAAGCTCAAACCCTCTTAAAGATTATTCCTTTCCTTCTGGACATACAACAGCAGCTTTTTCAATTGCTATTGTCTTCTCTTTACATTCTCTTTTGCTTGCAATCATACTTCTACCGATTGCTTTAATGATAGGATTTTCTAGAATGTACCTTGGTCTACATTACCCAACAGATTGCATCATAGGAGCTTTGCTCGGAACAATTAGTTCAATCATTCTTGTCTGGCTTGGCTTACTTTAG
- a CDS encoding UDP-glucose dehydrogenase family protein — MKISVVGTGYVGLVTGVTLSEIGHQVICLDVDTLKIKMLRNGQSPIYEPGLEDLLRKNINDGNIWFTSSSTQAFADSEVIFIAVGTPANHDGTANLFYLEQAVIEIAKNIKKRQIIVTKSTVPVGTNQYIKKLIEKYTTVEFDIVSNPEFLREGSAIYDMFHGDRIVIGSELDEAAAIIGQLYKPLKIPIYKTDIRSAEMIKYASNAFLATKISFINEIANLCDKVGANVEAVSYGMGLDQRIGNQFLQAGIGYGGSCFPKDTKALVQLAGNVKHEFELLKAVIDVNNKQQMLLVEKVKKRITSLLHKNIAVLGLSFKPNTDDMREAASLVIIEELVKQGATVIAYDPVAIDEAKKYLPTEVVYAKSIETAIIDADVVLILTEWEEIKSFNLHQYKALMKKAVIFDGRNCYSLPEAERAGVEYYSVGRPLVMKQTIDEASLSPIYSDKKDTTAS; from the coding sequence GTGAAGATATCAGTAGTAGGAACGGGCTATGTTGGGTTAGTGACAGGGGTTACCCTCTCAGAGATCGGCCATCAAGTCATTTGTTTGGATGTAGATACACTGAAAATAAAAATGCTTCGAAATGGTCAATCTCCGATATATGAGCCTGGTTTAGAAGATTTGCTAAGAAAAAATATAAACGATGGAAATATTTGGTTCACATCTTCTTCTACACAAGCCTTTGCAGACTCAGAGGTGATATTCATAGCTGTTGGAACACCTGCTAATCATGACGGTACAGCTAATCTATTTTATCTGGAACAAGCGGTAATTGAAATTGCTAAAAATATCAAAAAACGACAAATAATCGTTACCAAGAGTACAGTCCCTGTAGGCACAAATCAGTACATTAAGAAGCTAATTGAAAAATATACAACTGTTGAATTTGATATTGTATCGAACCCCGAATTTTTACGTGAGGGTTCGGCTATCTACGATATGTTTCATGGAGATCGAATTGTTATTGGGAGTGAATTGGATGAAGCAGCGGCTATTATTGGCCAGCTATATAAACCCTTGAAAATACCAATCTATAAGACTGACATTCGCAGTGCTGAAATGATTAAGTATGCCTCAAATGCATTTCTGGCTACAAAAATAAGTTTTATTAACGAAATTGCAAATCTTTGTGACAAAGTGGGTGCGAATGTCGAAGCGGTTTCTTACGGTATGGGACTCGATCAACGAATCGGAAACCAATTTTTACAGGCTGGGATTGGGTATGGGGGCTCTTGTTTTCCAAAAGATACTAAAGCTCTAGTTCAACTAGCTGGAAATGTAAAGCATGAGTTTGAGCTTCTGAAGGCGGTTATAGATGTAAACAATAAACAGCAAATGCTACTAGTAGAAAAAGTTAAAAAACGAATAACATCATTGTTACACAAGAATATTGCTGTTCTAGGTCTAAGCTTTAAGCCAAACACTGATGACATGAGAGAAGCAGCATCACTAGTCATTATTGAAGAATTAGTGAAACAGGGTGCAACAGTCATAGCGTATGATCCAGTTGCTATAGATGAAGCAAAAAAATACTTGCCAACAGAAGTTGTTTATGCCAAAAGTATTGAAACGGCAATAATAGATGCCGATGTGGTTTTGATCTTAACGGAATGGGAAGAAATTAAAAGCTTTAATCTGCATCAGTACAAAGCACTAATGAAGAAAGCGGTCATATTTGACGGTCGTAATTGCTATTCTCTTCCAGAAGCAGAGAGGGCAGGTGTTGAATACTATTCTGTTGGGCGCCCTTTAGTGATGAAACAGACGATTGATGAAGCTAGTCTATCTCCTATCTATAGTGACAAAAAGGACACTACGGCAAGTTAG
- the galU gene encoding UTP--glucose-1-phosphate uridylyltransferase GalU, whose translation MKIRKAIIPAGGLGTRFLPATKAQPKEMLPIVDKPTIQYIVEEAVESGIEDIIIVSGRGKRAIEDHFDKSYELEATLSSKQKWIQLEEVQAISKLANIHYIRQKEPLGLGHAIASCQSFIDDEPFAVLLGDDIVKSIDTPCLKQLISIHQRYHSSVVGVQPVSDADVSKYGIVAPKGSEIEKGVIHLQSLIEKPAIEKAPSNYAIMGRYILRPEIFPILQNLKPGAGGEIQLTDAINLLNETQIVLAYHFEGIRYDIGDKLGFIRATLDFALEREDLQTDLRIYMEALIKKQPVLK comes from the coding sequence ATGAAGATTCGCAAGGCAATTATTCCGGCAGGTGGATTAGGTACAAGATTTCTACCAGCAACAAAAGCTCAACCAAAGGAAATGTTACCAATTGTTGATAAACCTACCATTCAGTATATTGTTGAAGAAGCAGTGGAATCTGGGATTGAAGATATTATCATTGTGAGTGGTCGGGGAAAACGGGCGATAGAAGACCACTTTGATAAGTCCTATGAGCTAGAGGCTACACTTTCGTCTAAACAAAAGTGGATCCAATTAGAAGAAGTTCAGGCAATCTCTAAATTAGCAAATATCCATTATATACGTCAGAAAGAACCTCTCGGCTTAGGTCATGCCATAGCCTCATGCCAATCTTTCATCGATGACGAACCTTTTGCTGTACTGCTTGGTGACGATATTGTGAAATCCATTGATACCCCATGTCTAAAACAACTTATCTCCATTCATCAAAGGTATCACTCTTCAGTAGTGGGGGTGCAACCGGTAAGTGATGCTGATGTATCAAAGTATGGGATTGTTGCGCCAAAGGGTTCAGAAATTGAAAAAGGTGTTATCCATCTTCAGAGCCTCATTGAAAAACCTGCAATTGAAAAGGCACCATCTAATTATGCAATTATGGGGCGATACATTCTCCGTCCCGAGATATTTCCAATCTTACAAAACCTCAAGCCTGGGGCTGGGGGAGAAATCCAGCTAACGGATGCTATTAATTTGTTAAATGAAACACAAATTGTTTTGGCCTACCACTTTGAAGGGATTCGCTATGACATAGGTGATAAGTTAGGGTTTATTAGAGCTACTCTAGACTTTGCACTTGAAAGAGAAGATCTTCAAACAGACTTACGAATTTATATGGAAGCACTGATTAAGAAACAACCAGTCTTAAAATAA
- a CDS encoding alpha/beta fold hydrolase has translation MSLNQTFIKVDHINIYCEYSLNEKPPIFLIHGFASSTYTFNRLLPLLERNFSIIAIDLPGFGRSEKSKSFHYSFANYAKLIGECINYFNLNKVTIVGHSMGGQIALYVAKAIPEKINKLILLGSSGYLQKAKKSLICCSYVPFFCHFVKWYVLKKDVKEYLHNVFYNKSLITKQHIDEFAKPLAEKDFYSSLVRLLRYREGDLTSEELREINLPVLLIWGKEDRVVPVHVGNKLVEDLPNATLVTYKEAGHLITEERPTEVFQQILTYTSCK, from the coding sequence ATGTCGCTTAATCAAACGTTCATAAAAGTAGATCATATAAATATCTATTGTGAATATTCATTAAATGAAAAACCCCCAATATTCTTAATCCACGGGTTCGCTTCTTCGACATACACCTTCAATCGTCTTTTACCTCTACTCGAAAGAAATTTTTCTATCATTGCCATTGATTTGCCTGGATTTGGTAGAAGTGAGAAGTCAAAGTCATTTCATTATTCATTTGCTAATTACGCAAAATTAATAGGTGAATGTATCAATTACTTTAATCTTAACAAGGTTACTATTGTTGGTCATTCAATGGGTGGACAAATCGCCTTGTATGTGGCTAAAGCTATTCCTGAGAAAATTAATAAATTAATTCTATTAGGTAGTTCCGGTTACTTACAGAAAGCGAAAAAATCCTTAATTTGTTGTTCATATGTACCTTTTTTCTGCCATTTTGTTAAATGGTATGTCTTAAAAAAAGATGTAAAGGAGTATTTACATAACGTTTTTTATAATAAGTCCTTAATTACAAAACAGCATATTGATGAGTTTGCAAAGCCTTTAGCAGAAAAAGACTTTTATAGCTCACTAGTACGTTTATTAAGGTACCGCGAAGGCGATTTAACGAGTGAGGAGTTACGAGAAATAAATCTACCGGTCCTCTTGATTTGGGGCAAAGAAGATCGCGTTGTTCCTGTTCACGTTGGTAATAAACTAGTGGAAGATTTGCCTAACGCTACTTTAGTCACGTATAAAGAAGCAGGGCACTTAATCACTGAGGAACGACCAACGGAAGTTTTTCAACAAATCCTTACTTATACATCGTGTAAATAA
- a CDS encoding response regulator transcription factor — protein MSQTVLIINPEPLITSKVSDSFREAGFLHCHTSDLEEGLHLIKDLQPVLIILDLDFTRYQAFDFCRTLRMQQQNWTPLILMSERDEEFDLVLGLELGADDYIRKPVRAKELVARVKSILRRQSMVWPDLRQEVSNLPLKDDILVNGDISISPANYSVYVKNILIDLTMKEFEILLYLCQNKGTPISREQLLSVVGDEQILADPRVIDVFISRIREKIEPCRNKPLYIKTVRGIGYMMVEQKVYVL, from the coding sequence ATGAGCCAAACAGTTCTCATCATAAATCCAGAACCACTTATTACTTCAAAGGTAAGTGACTCGTTCCGTGAAGCTGGATTTTTACATTGTCATACTAGTGATTTAGAAGAAGGGTTACACTTAATAAAGGACTTACAACCTGTCCTAATCATTTTAGACTTAGATTTTACCAGGTATCAAGCATTTGATTTCTGTAGAACCCTCAGAATGCAACAACAAAATTGGACGCCACTTATTTTAATGTCAGAGCGAGATGAGGAATTTGATCTCGTACTAGGTTTGGAACTAGGCGCAGACGACTATATCCGTAAACCAGTAAGAGCAAAAGAATTAGTTGCTAGAGTAAAATCAATCTTGAGACGTCAAAGTATGGTTTGGCCAGACCTACGACAAGAAGTTTCGAACTTACCATTAAAAGATGACATTCTGGTAAATGGTGATATTTCAATATCACCTGCAAACTACAGTGTTTATGTCAAAAATATTCTGATAGATTTAACTATGAAAGAATTTGAAATACTACTTTACCTTTGTCAAAACAAAGGAACGCCTATATCAAGAGAACAATTGCTATCAGTTGTAGGTGATGAGCAGATACTTGCAGACCCACGTGTTATTGATGTCTTCATTAGTAGAATACGGGAAAAGATTGAACCTTGTAGAAACAAGCCATTGTATATTAAAACCGTTAGAGGAATTGGTTATATGATGGTTGAGCAAAAAGTATATGTACTCTAG
- the phoU gene encoding phosphate signaling complex protein PhoU: MHTRETFHTGLSGLKESIVSLGNQVNEAFIQAMEAFITNDLAKFKEIKENDARINQQEIQINEKATVLIARQQPVASDLRKIIVAYKVSSDLERVGDLAVDICKAAGRIPMTELEIDTSLLSQMSELASEMISKALIAYEQGNVLEAQKIAQLDDKVDEMYSQFVKKIFNIVISEQLEIEQVTQLAFISRYIERIADYATNIAELIIYEVNGKYFDLN; the protein is encoded by the coding sequence ATGCACACTAGAGAAACGTTTCATACGGGGTTAAGTGGGTTAAAAGAGAGTATTGTATCATTAGGTAATCAAGTGAACGAGGCATTTATACAAGCAATGGAAGCATTCATTACCAATGACTTAGCAAAATTTAAAGAGATTAAGGAAAATGACGCGAGAATAAACCAACAAGAAATTCAAATTAACGAGAAGGCAACTGTACTAATTGCCCGACAACAACCAGTAGCTTCAGACCTTAGAAAGATTATTGTCGCTTATAAGGTTTCGAGTGATTTAGAAAGAGTAGGCGATTTAGCTGTTGATATTTGTAAGGCAGCCGGGCGTATTCCAATGACAGAGTTAGAAATTGATACAAGTTTGTTGTCACAAATGTCAGAGTTAGCAAGTGAAATGATTTCAAAGGCATTAATTGCTTATGAACAAGGTAATGTCCTTGAAGCACAAAAAATTGCTCAGTTAGATGACAAAGTAGACGAAATGTACTCTCAATTTGTAAAAAAAATATTTAACATTGTTATTTCGGAGCAACTTGAGATTGAACAAGTAACACAATTAGCTTTTATTTCACGATACATTGAACGAATTGCTGACTATGCAACAAATATTGCCGAGTTAATTATTTATGAAGTAAATGGTAAATATTTCGATTTAAATTAG
- the pstB gene encoding phosphate ABC transporter ATP-binding protein PstB: MTTVAVQTKVVHKTKDEAVSNTNKKKVYEVNQLNLWYGKDQALKSINLDFHEKDVTAIIGPSGCGKSTFIKTLNRMVEMVPSVKTSGSIIYQGRDIFDPKFHVEELRTKVGMVFQKPNPFPKTIYENIVYGPRIHGIRNKKVLDEVVEKSLRGAALWEEVKDRLHENAYGLSGGQQQRLCIARCLAVEPQVILMDEPTSALDPKSTLKVEELMEELKQQYSIIIVTHNMQQAARISDKTAFFLNGEVIEYDNTDLIFSNPRDKRTEDYITGRFG, from the coding sequence ATGACGACAGTTGCAGTTCAAACAAAAGTAGTTCACAAAACTAAAGATGAAGCAGTTTCAAATACAAATAAGAAGAAAGTATATGAAGTAAATCAATTAAATTTATGGTACGGAAAAGATCAAGCGTTAAAAAGCATTAATCTAGATTTCCATGAGAAGGATGTAACAGCTATCATCGGTCCATCAGGTTGTGGAAAATCAACATTTATTAAAACATTAAACAGAATGGTAGAAATGGTACCAAGTGTTAAGACATCTGGAAGCATTATCTACCAAGGAAGAGATATCTTTGATCCTAAGTTTCATGTGGAAGAGTTGAGGACGAAAGTTGGCATGGTGTTTCAAAAGCCAAATCCGTTCCCTAAAACAATCTATGAAAATATTGTTTATGGTCCAAGAATTCATGGGATTAGAAATAAAAAGGTGTTAGACGAAGTTGTTGAGAAAAGCTTACGTGGAGCTGCATTGTGGGAAGAAGTAAAAGATCGCTTACACGAGAACGCCTATGGTCTTTCAGGTGGGCAGCAACAACGATTATGTATTGCTCGTTGTTTAGCTGTTGAACCGCAAGTTATTTTAATGGATGAGCCTACAAGTGCTCTTGATCCAAAATCAACTCTTAAGGTTGAAGAACTTATGGAAGAATTAAAGCAACAATACTCTATTATTATCGTTACTCATAACATGCAGCAAGCCGCTCGAATTTCGGATAAAACAGCATTCTTCCTTAACGGTGAAGTTATTGAGTATGACAATACAGATCTCATCTTTTCAAACCCTAGGGATAAACGAACAGAAGACTATATTACAGGAAGATTTGGATAA
- the pstA gene encoding phosphate ABC transporter permease PstA translates to MELAKKQTQAIKNIPTRLIKNKFFSFVFLLATLTGLLVLSILLYRIFTQGIGYINWDFFTSFASRRPADAGIKAAIFGTIWMMGVTAPIAFILGVGTAIYLEEYAKKNMFTKFIQMNISNLAGVPSIVFGLLGLTLFVRGLGLDRSVLAGGLTMALLILPIIVVASQEAIRAVPKDLREASFGMGATKWQTIRRIVIPVALPGILTGNILALSRAIGETAPLIMIGALTYIAFVPENLMSQFTVMPIQIFNWTSRPQEEFQYVAAAGIIVLLGMLIIMNSIAVLIRNKFQRRY, encoded by the coding sequence ATGGAATTGGCAAAGAAACAGACACAAGCTATAAAAAATATTCCTACTCGTTTAATAAAAAATAAATTCTTTTCTTTTGTATTTTTACTAGCTACACTTACTGGCTTACTAGTTTTATCAATATTACTATACCGAATTTTCACTCAAGGAATTGGTTATATAAACTGGGATTTCTTTACGAGTTTTGCATCTAGACGCCCAGCAGATGCAGGTATTAAAGCAGCAATTTTCGGTACCATTTGGATGATGGGAGTAACTGCTCCTATAGCCTTTATCTTAGGTGTAGGGACAGCGATTTATTTAGAGGAGTACGCCAAGAAGAATATGTTTACAAAATTTATTCAAATGAACATCTCCAACTTAGCAGGTGTACCTTCGATTGTCTTCGGTCTATTAGGTTTAACACTTTTTGTCCGCGGACTAGGCTTAGATCGAAGTGTATTAGCCGGAGGGTTAACAATGGCATTATTAATTTTACCGATCATCGTAGTAGCTTCACAGGAAGCTATCCGAGCGGTACCGAAAGATTTGCGAGAAGCATCATTTGGAATGGGAGCAACAAAGTGGCAAACGATACGACGTATTGTGATCCCAGTTGCATTGCCTGGTATTTTAACTGGTAACATTCTGGCTCTTTCAAGAGCAATTGGTGAGACAGCACCGTTAATTATGATTGGTGCGTTAACCTATATCGCTTTTGTTCCAGAAAATTTAATGAGTCAATTTACAGTTATGCCAATTCAGATTTTTAACTGGACGTCACGTCCGCAAGAAGAATTCCAGTATGTAGCTGCCGCTGGTATTATTGTTTTACTTGGTATGCTAATTATTATGAATTCAATCGCTGTTTTAATAAGAAATAAATTTCAAAGAAGATATTAA
- the pstC gene encoding phosphate ABC transporter permease subunit PstC yields MEMKKENRSVSEMIADNHSKRSILKFTENTVPKFFLVCASISILTTLGIVFTLLFETFTFFKTISFFEFITSKEWHPMHSNPNFGIRPLITGTLLVSAIAVVVAVPIGLGAAIYLSEYASEKRRKMIKPILEVLAGVPTIVYGFFALTFVTPMLRQVIPDLSIYNALSPGIVVGIMIIPMIASLSEDAMSSVPNSIRQGAYALGSTKFEVAIKVVLPAALSGVIASFVLAISRAIGETMIVTVAGGANPTSAIDITSAIQTMTAYIVQVSLGDATYGSTVYYSIYAVGMTLFVFTLVMNILAHFISRKFREEY; encoded by the coding sequence ATGGAAATGAAAAAAGAAAATAGATCAGTGAGTGAAATGATTGCAGATAATCACTCAAAAAGATCAATCCTAAAATTCACAGAAAATACAGTTCCGAAATTTTTTCTAGTTTGTGCTAGTATCTCAATTTTAACTACATTAGGTATCGTATTTACGTTATTATTTGAAACCTTCACTTTTTTTAAAACTATCTCTTTTTTCGAATTTATTACTAGCAAAGAATGGCATCCAATGCACTCAAACCCTAACTTTGGTATTCGACCTTTAATTACTGGTACTCTATTAGTTTCAGCGATTGCTGTAGTTGTAGCAGTTCCAATAGGGCTAGGGGCAGCAATCTATTTAAGTGAGTATGCTTCTGAGAAGAGGCGGAAAATGATTAAGCCTATATTAGAAGTTTTAGCTGGAGTTCCTACAATTGTATATGGATTTTTCGCACTTACGTTTGTAACACCAATGCTTAGACAAGTAATTCCTGATTTATCTATTTATAACGCATTAAGTCCGGGAATTGTTGTAGGTATTATGATAATCCCGATGATTGCATCCTTATCGGAAGATGCAATGAGCTCAGTTCCGAACTCAATAAGACAAGGAGCTTATGCATTAGGATCAACAAAATTTGAAGTAGCGATAAAAGTTGTATTGCCTGCTGCTCTCTCAGGTGTCATTGCATCATTTGTATTAGCCATTTCAAGAGCGATTGGTGAAACGATGATTGTAACAGTTGCCGGTGGTGCTAATCCAACATCAGCCATCGATATTACAAGTGCTATTCAAACAATGACTGCTTATATTGTTCAAGTAAGTTTAGGTGACGCCACATATGGATCAACGGTTTACTATAGTATTTATGCTGTAGGGATGACACTATTCGTATTCACTCTAGTGATGAACATATTAGCACACTTTATCTCACGAAAATTCAGGGAGGAATATTAG
- a CDS encoding PstS family phosphate ABC transporter substrate-binding protein yields the protein MKKFKRSMLALTIAAVLTTVTACGSGEQASKTNTQTASNTTEQKTEQKTEKQEEKLSGTIAIDGSSTVFPILEAVSEEYNLIQPNVKAPVGVSGTGGGFKRFVIGETDFSNASRPIKEEEAALAKENGVEYIELKLAFDGLSVVVSKDNDFVDYLTVEELNRMWVDGSDVVTWKDLRPEWPEIKIEFFSPGHDSGTYDYWNEVILKKTDIRKDAQLSEDDNVLVMGVSGGKGGIGYFGYAYYYENQDKLKVVPIDNGNGAITPTEETINNGTYAPLSRPMFMYVNKEALKRPEVLDYLTFLNEHVGELALEVGYINMPQLEYDNNAELIKKAK from the coding sequence ATGAAGAAGTTTAAACGTTCAATGTTAGCATTAACAATTGCAGCTGTACTTACAACAGTGACAGCTTGTGGAAGTGGAGAACAGGCAAGCAAGACAAACACCCAAACAGCTAGCAATACTACTGAACAAAAAACTGAACAAAAAACTGAGAAACAAGAAGAAAAACTATCTGGAACAATCGCGATTGATGGTTCATCAACAGTGTTCCCAATTTTAGAAGCAGTTTCTGAAGAGTACAACTTAATTCAACCAAACGTAAAAGCTCCAGTAGGTGTATCTGGAACTGGTGGTGGATTTAAGCGTTTCGTAATCGGTGAAACTGATTTTAGTAACGCTTCTCGTCCAATCAAAGAAGAAGAAGCAGCTCTTGCTAAAGAAAACGGTGTTGAATATATTGAGTTAAAACTAGCATTCGATGGATTATCGGTAGTAGTTAGTAAGGATAATGACTTTGTAGATTACTTAACAGTTGAAGAATTAAATAGAATGTGGGTTGATGGATCAGATGTTGTTACTTGGAAAGATCTCCGTCCAGAATGGCCTGAAATCAAAATTGAATTTTTTAGTCCAGGACATGACTCAGGAACTTATGATTACTGGAATGAAGTAATCCTAAAGAAAACAGATATTCGTAAAGATGCACAACTTTCAGAAGATGACAATGTTCTAGTTATGGGTGTATCAGGTGGTAAGGGTGGAATTGGTTACTTCGGTTATGCTTATTACTATGAAAACCAAGATAAGTTAAAAGTTGTTCCAATCGACAATGGTAATGGTGCGATTACACCAACTGAAGAAACAATTAATAATGGAACTTATGCGCCGCTTTCAAGACCAATGTTTATGTATGTAAACAAAGAAGCGTTAAAACGTCCAGAAGTTTTAGATTACTTAACATTCTTAAATGAACATGTAGGTGAATTAGCGTTAGAAGTAGGGTATATTAACATGCCGCAATTAGAATATGATAATAACGCTGAATTAATTAAAAAGGCTAAATAG
- a CDS encoding methyl-accepting chemotaxis protein, with protein MKSKVRMFIQLYKNKIYKRGKKQEVKQRPSFLEKITLQTRLTFLFLTLLILSLSVVGSVCYVQSRENTMKIIENRLIREVNVADEVAANLIYAYIGDEPGFIKRFEKRVIPNQAAELIQDGLDPDFYLIKSQQVYPFPISSNSNINFTETLVEDILRKDNGILHAKIDGIHYTLAFKQVQELKGTFVLLVPTNDYLGPIKVLGQFIIITIVISSIIAFIFTMLMLRTITRPLTALRNVMREVRSGDMTQEIKISTTIPEIASLIKSFNQMMVKMKEMIAEINVTTKQLSSTSLDLKTSTITVLESNNSLVEAISVVKIGAEQTAVSSEDSIDTFQEMKYQIENIFSNMDEVITSATGMNNSAQKGELHVKEVIHSTKKFGEEFQEMTGTINLVKEYSLSIADVVSLIKNIAEQTKLLSLNATIEAARAGDAGRGFAVVASEVRKLAEQSAHATEEITQTIGRMEQIVLKASNDFFHMHGNFKSNLSVIGESQTAFSHLTDEIEVVNKKIGEMKELLGELSISLPQMEASAESYVSVSQETLANSEEILVISGEQNEQMKNTHEVSLKLNELSNSLSQMTAQFKVNNY; from the coding sequence AAGATTACATTACAAACAAGGCTCACCTTTCTCTTTTTAACATTACTAATTCTATCTTTATCTGTGGTGGGTTCGGTATGTTATGTTCAATCTAGAGAAAACACAATGAAGATTATTGAAAACCGTCTAATTAGAGAAGTTAATGTTGCAGATGAAGTGGCAGCAAATTTAATCTATGCTTATATTGGTGATGAGCCTGGATTTATTAAAAGATTTGAGAAAAGAGTAATTCCTAATCAAGCAGCCGAATTAATACAAGATGGCTTAGATCCAGACTTTTATCTCATTAAGTCTCAACAAGTTTATCCGTTTCCTATTAGTTCGAACTCTAATATAAACTTTACTGAAACTTTGGTAGAAGATATTCTTCGAAAAGATAACGGTATTCTTCATGCAAAAATTGATGGAATTCATTATACGTTAGCGTTTAAACAAGTACAGGAATTAAAAGGCACCTTTGTTTTATTAGTTCCAACCAATGATTACTTAGGCCCCATTAAAGTGTTAGGCCAATTTATCATTATCACAATTGTCATTAGTTCTATCATAGCCTTTATATTTACTATGCTTATGTTACGTACTATCACTCGCCCGTTAACTGCACTTAGAAATGTCATGAGGGAAGTTAGATCTGGAGATATGACACAAGAAATAAAGATTAGTACAACTATTCCGGAGATCGCTTCACTTATTAAAAGTTTTAATCAAATGATGGTAAAAATGAAAGAGATGATAGCTGAAATAAATGTAACGACAAAACAATTATCGTCTACAAGCCTTGATTTAAAAACATCAACAATTACCGTCTTAGAGTCTAATAATAGCTTAGTTGAAGCTATTTCAGTTGTGAAAATTGGTGCAGAGCAAACAGCTGTTTCTTCCGAAGACAGTATTGATACGTTTCAGGAGATGAAATATCAGATTGAGAACATATTTAGCAATATGGACGAAGTAATTACAAGTGCAACAGGGATGAATAATTCAGCACAGAAAGGTGAACTTCATGTAAAAGAAGTAATTCATAGTACGAAGAAGTTTGGAGAAGAGTTTCAGGAAATGACTGGTACAATTAATCTCGTAAAGGAATATTCCCTATCCATAGCAGATGTAGTAAGTCTAATTAAGAACATTGCAGAACAAACCAAGTTATTATCGTTAAATGCAACCATTGAAGCAGCTCGAGCTGGTGACGCTGGAAGAGGATTTGCGGTGGTGGCGAGTGAAGTTCGTAAATTAGCAGAGCAGTCTGCTCATGCAACAGAAGAAATTACTCAGACGATTGGAAGAATGGAGCAAATAGTTTTAAAAGCTTCTAATGATTTTTTCCATATGCATGGTAATTTTAAGTCAAATCTATCAGTGATAGGTGAATCGCAAACTGCTTTTAGTCATTTAACGGACGAAATTGAGGTAGTAAACAAGAAAATCGGTGAAATGAAAGAGCTTCTAGGAGAGTTATCCATATCTTTGCCACAAATGGAGGCAAGTGCTGAGAGTTATGTCTCAGTTTCTCAAGAAACTCTTGCTAACTCGGAGGAGATCTTAGTAATTTCAGGAGAACAAAACGAACAAATGAAAAACACCCATGAAGTTAGTCTAAAGTTAAATGAACTTTCAAATTCTCTAAGTCAAATGACCGCTCAGTTTAAAGTAAATAATTACTAG